A section of the Cinclus cinclus chromosome 27, bCinCin1.1, whole genome shotgun sequence genome encodes:
- the RHOC gene encoding rho-related GTP-binding protein RhoC isoform X2, with protein sequence MKTMAAIRKKLVIVGDGACGKTCLLIVFSKDQFPEVYVPTVFENYIADIEVDGKQVELALWDTAGQEDYDRLRPLSYPDTDVILMCFSIDSPDSLENIPEKWTPEVKHFCPSVPIILVGNKKDLRNDEHTRRELAKMKQEPVKPEEGRDMANRINAFGYLECSAKTKEGVREVFEMATRAGLQGVPATFRGREGPVPSEPAALRGLGVRVAPVLPWFVLSSPVLPFPWALLWCLLSFPSSGQVPQKQEVPVTAHAWALPGPWCALPALLGRAGSTRQRYRLAQAALALSESRAGLGCCQELSSWDVCPALPVSPPSSLPRSWTWQH encoded by the exons ATGAAAA CGATGGCAGCCATCAGGAAGAAGCTGGTGATTGTGGGAGATGGTGCCTGTGGAAAGACATGTCTGCTGATCGTGTTCAGCAAAGACCAGTTCCCCGAGGTCTACGTGCCCACGGTGTTTGAGAACTACATTGCTGACATAGAGGTGGATGGGAAGCAG GTTGAGTTGGCCCtctgggacacagcaggacaggaggaCTATGACAGGCTGCGGCCGCTCTCGTACCCGGACACAGACGTGATCCTCATGTGCTTTTCCATTGACAGCCCGGACAGCCTCG AGAACATCCCTGAGAAGTGGACGCCGGAGGTGAAGCACTTCTGCCCCAGTGTGCCCATCATCCTGGTGGGGAACAAGAAGGACCTGCGGAATGACGAGCACACGCGGCGGGAGCTGGCCAAGATGAAGCag GAGCCCGTGAAGCcagaggaggggagggacaTGGCCAACAGGATCAATGCCTTCGGCTACCTTGAGTGCTCGGCCAAGACGAAGGAGGGGGTGCGGGAGGTGTTCGAGATGGCCACCCGGGCTGGCCTGCAG GGTGTCCCTGCGACGTTCCGGGGCCGCGAGGGGCCAGTGCCTTCAGAACCTGCTGCTCTCCGTGGGCTGGGTGTTCGTGTCGCTCCCGTGCTGCCCTGGTTTGTACTGAGCTCCCCGGTTCTGCCTTTCCCGTGGGCGTTGCTGTGGTGTTtgctctccttccccagctctgggcaggtgCCACAGAAGCAGGAGGTGCCGGTCACAGCTCATGCGTGGGCTCTGCCAGGCCCTTGGTGTGCTTTGCCCGCTCTCCTTGGCCGTGCAGGCAGCACACGCCAGCGTTACAGACTTGCCCAGGCAGCCTTAGCCCTgtctgagagcagagctgggctcggctgctgccaggagctctcCTCCTGGGAcgtgtgcccagctctgccggTGTCGCCGCCTTCGAGTCTGCCTCGGTCATGGACTTGGCAGCACTAA
- the RHOC gene encoding rho-related GTP-binding protein RhoC isoform X1 — protein sequence MMSFGKGAMAAIRKKLVIVGDGACGKTCLLIVFSKDQFPEVYVPTVFENYIADIEVDGKQVELALWDTAGQEDYDRLRPLSYPDTDVILMCFSIDSPDSLENIPEKWTPEVKHFCPSVPIILVGNKKDLRNDEHTRRELAKMKQEPVKPEEGRDMANRINAFGYLECSAKTKEGVREVFEMATRAGLQGVPATFRGREGPVPSEPAALRGLGVRVAPVLPWFVLSSPVLPFPWALLWCLLSFPSSGQVPQKQEVPVTAHAWALPGPWCALPALLGRAGSTRQRYRLAQAALALSESRAGLGCCQELSSWDVCPALPVSPPSSLPRSWTWQH from the exons ATGATGTCCTTTGGAAAAGGAG CGATGGCAGCCATCAGGAAGAAGCTGGTGATTGTGGGAGATGGTGCCTGTGGAAAGACATGTCTGCTGATCGTGTTCAGCAAAGACCAGTTCCCCGAGGTCTACGTGCCCACGGTGTTTGAGAACTACATTGCTGACATAGAGGTGGATGGGAAGCAG GTTGAGTTGGCCCtctgggacacagcaggacaggaggaCTATGACAGGCTGCGGCCGCTCTCGTACCCGGACACAGACGTGATCCTCATGTGCTTTTCCATTGACAGCCCGGACAGCCTCG AGAACATCCCTGAGAAGTGGACGCCGGAGGTGAAGCACTTCTGCCCCAGTGTGCCCATCATCCTGGTGGGGAACAAGAAGGACCTGCGGAATGACGAGCACACGCGGCGGGAGCTGGCCAAGATGAAGCag GAGCCCGTGAAGCcagaggaggggagggacaTGGCCAACAGGATCAATGCCTTCGGCTACCTTGAGTGCTCGGCCAAGACGAAGGAGGGGGTGCGGGAGGTGTTCGAGATGGCCACCCGGGCTGGCCTGCAG GGTGTCCCTGCGACGTTCCGGGGCCGCGAGGGGCCAGTGCCTTCAGAACCTGCTGCTCTCCGTGGGCTGGGTGTTCGTGTCGCTCCCGTGCTGCCCTGGTTTGTACTGAGCTCCCCGGTTCTGCCTTTCCCGTGGGCGTTGCTGTGGTGTTtgctctccttccccagctctgggcaggtgCCACAGAAGCAGGAGGTGCCGGTCACAGCTCATGCGTGGGCTCTGCCAGGCCCTTGGTGTGCTTTGCCCGCTCTCCTTGGCCGTGCAGGCAGCACACGCCAGCGTTACAGACTTGCCCAGGCAGCCTTAGCCCTgtctgagagcagagctgggctcggctgctgccaggagctctcCTCCTGGGAcgtgtgcccagctctgccggTGTCGCCGCCTTCGAGTCTGCCTCGGTCATGGACTTGGCAGCACTAA
- the RHOC gene encoding rho-related GTP-binding protein RhoC isoform X3, translated as MMSFGKGAMAAIRKKLVIVGDGACGKTCLLIVFSKDQFPEVYVPTVFENYIADIEVDGKQVELALWDTAGQEDYDRLRPLSYPDTDVILMCFSIDSPDSLENIPEKWTPEVKHFCPSVPIILVGNKKDLRNDEHTRRELAKMKQEPVKPEEGRDMANRINAFGYLECSAKTKEGVREVFEMATRAGLQVRKNKKRRGCPLL; from the exons ATGATGTCCTTTGGAAAAGGAG CGATGGCAGCCATCAGGAAGAAGCTGGTGATTGTGGGAGATGGTGCCTGTGGAAAGACATGTCTGCTGATCGTGTTCAGCAAAGACCAGTTCCCCGAGGTCTACGTGCCCACGGTGTTTGAGAACTACATTGCTGACATAGAGGTGGATGGGAAGCAG GTTGAGTTGGCCCtctgggacacagcaggacaggaggaCTATGACAGGCTGCGGCCGCTCTCGTACCCGGACACAGACGTGATCCTCATGTGCTTTTCCATTGACAGCCCGGACAGCCTCG AGAACATCCCTGAGAAGTGGACGCCGGAGGTGAAGCACTTCTGCCCCAGTGTGCCCATCATCCTGGTGGGGAACAAGAAGGACCTGCGGAATGACGAGCACACGCGGCGGGAGCTGGCCAAGATGAAGCag GAGCCCGTGAAGCcagaggaggggagggacaTGGCCAACAGGATCAATGCCTTCGGCTACCTTGAGTGCTCGGCCAAGACGAAGGAGGGGGTGCGGGAGGTGTTCGAGATGGCCACCCGGGCTGGCCTGCAGGTGCGCAAGAACAAGAAGCGCAGAGGCTGCCCGCTGCTGTGA
- the PPM1J gene encoding protein phosphatase 1J, with product MLLRVRAAVAQLAAGLGAQPPAEPRGAGAGRGSPPPAAFCRPAFLQLTPEELRRADDHTGRAVQSPRDGRGRLPWSTGYAEVINAGKSQHNEDQACCEVVFVEQRPSPRGWLSSREGSGELDGGRKGFYFHYWALFDGHAGSGAAVMASERLHLHICEQLRDLVEILQDPSPPPICLLHDAKTGSADPNQVSCTEDHGEVPNDAVPRFHLEKAVSHESLVIGAIENAFKHMDDQIERERASQHLAGGCCALAAIYLMGKFYVANAGDSRAIIIRNGEIIPMSREFTPETERQRLQFLALLRPELLGKEFTHLEFPRRVQPKELGKKMLYRDQNMNGWAYKKIEEDDLKFPLIFGEGKKARMMATIGVTRGLGDHDLKVFSSNIHIKPFLSCFPEVRVYDLTQYEHCPDDVLVLGTDGLWDVTNDEEVAGVVMEVLTSYEPNDPCRYTMVAQELVVRSRGVLKERGWRLANDKLGSGDDISVFVIPLGGPGNYT from the exons ATGCTGCTGCGGGTGCGCGCTGCCGTGGCGCAgctggcggcggggctgggAGCGCAGCCCCCCGCAGAACCCCGGGGCGCCGGGGCCGGCCGGGGATCGCCGCCGCCGGCCGCGTTCTGCCGGCCGGCCTTCCTGCAGCTGACTCCCGAGGAGCTGCGCCGCGCCGATGACCACACGGGGCGGGCGGTGCAGAGCCCCCGGGACGGCCGCGGCCGCCTGCCCTGGAGCACGGGCTACGCAga GGTGATAAATGCAGGGAAGAGCCAGCACAACGAGGACCAGGCATGCTGTGAGGTGGTGTTTGTGGAGCAGAGGCCCAGCCCAAGGGGCTGGCTGTCATCCAGGGAAGGCAGCGGGGAGCTGGATGGG ggcaggaaagGTTTTTATTTCCACTACTGGGCCTTGTTTGATGGCCATGCGGGCAGCGGTGCTGCTGTCATGGCATCTGAGAGGCTCCACCTGCACATCTGTGAGCAGCTCCGGGACCTGGTGGAGATCCTGCaggacccctccccacctcccatCTGCCTCCTGCACGATGCAAAGACCGGTTCTGCAGATCCAAACCAGGTGTCCTGCACAGAGGACCATGGGGAGGTCCCAAACGATGCTGTGCCACGGTTTCACCTGGAGAAAGCAGTGTCCCATGAGAGCCTGGTGATCGGTGCTATTGAGAATGCCTTTAAGCACATG GACGACCAGATTGAGCGGGAGCGGGCGTCCCAGCACCTTGCTGGGGGGTGCTGTGCCCTGGCTGCCATCTACCTCATGGGCAAGTTCTACGTGGCCAACGCTGGTGACAGCAG GGCCATTATCATCCGTAATGGGGAAATCATTCCAATGTCCAGGGAGTTTACTCCAGAGACAGAGAGGCAGAGGCTGCAGTTTTTA GCATTGCTAAGGCCcgagctgctggggaaggagttcaCCCACCTGGAGTTCCCCCGCAGGGTCCAGCCCaaggagctggggaagaagATGCTCTACAGAGACCAGAACATGAACGGCTG GGCTTACAAAAAGATAGAAGAGGATGACTTGAAGTTTCCACTTATCTTTGGGGAAGGCAAAAAG GCTCGGATGATGGCCACAATTGGGGTCACGAGAGGCCTGGGAGACCATGACCTCAAGGTGTTCAGCTCCAACATCCACATCAAGCCTTTCCTGTCCTGCTTCCCAGAG GTCAGGGTTTATGACCTCACGCAGTATGAGCACTGCCCTGACGATGTCCTGGTGCTGGGCACCGACGGGCTCTGGGATGTCACCAATGACGAGGAGGTGGCTGGTGTGGTGATGGAGGTACTGACGAGCTACGAGCCCAATGACCCGTGCAG GTACACCATGgtggcccaggagctggtgGTGCGGTCACGGGGGGTACTGAAGGAGCGGGGCTGGCGGCTGGCCAACGACAAGCTGGGCTCTGGTGACGACATTTCTGTTTTTGTGATCCCCCTGGGTGGCCCCGGCAACTACACATGA
- the RHOC gene encoding rho-related GTP-binding protein RhoC isoform X4, protein MKTMAAIRKKLVIVGDGACGKTCLLIVFSKDQFPEVYVPTVFENYIADIEVDGKQVELALWDTAGQEDYDRLRPLSYPDTDVILMCFSIDSPDSLENIPEKWTPEVKHFCPSVPIILVGNKKDLRNDEHTRRELAKMKQEPVKPEEGRDMANRINAFGYLECSAKTKEGVREVFEMATRAGLQVRKNKKRRGCPLL, encoded by the exons ATGAAAA CGATGGCAGCCATCAGGAAGAAGCTGGTGATTGTGGGAGATGGTGCCTGTGGAAAGACATGTCTGCTGATCGTGTTCAGCAAAGACCAGTTCCCCGAGGTCTACGTGCCCACGGTGTTTGAGAACTACATTGCTGACATAGAGGTGGATGGGAAGCAG GTTGAGTTGGCCCtctgggacacagcaggacaggaggaCTATGACAGGCTGCGGCCGCTCTCGTACCCGGACACAGACGTGATCCTCATGTGCTTTTCCATTGACAGCCCGGACAGCCTCG AGAACATCCCTGAGAAGTGGACGCCGGAGGTGAAGCACTTCTGCCCCAGTGTGCCCATCATCCTGGTGGGGAACAAGAAGGACCTGCGGAATGACGAGCACACGCGGCGGGAGCTGGCCAAGATGAAGCag GAGCCCGTGAAGCcagaggaggggagggacaTGGCCAACAGGATCAATGCCTTCGGCTACCTTGAGTGCTCGGCCAAGACGAAGGAGGGGGTGCGGGAGGTGTTCGAGATGGCCACCCGGGCTGGCCTGCAGGTGCGCAAGAACAAGAAGCGCAGAGGCTGCCCGCTGCTGTGA